The sequence TGGCTGACGGCGCTGACCATGGTCGTCGTCGCCGCCGCCGTCGTCTGGTCCTGGCGGGACGCGCTGCCCGACCCGCTCGCCTCGCACTGGGGGATGCGACCGGCCGCGCCGGACGGCTTCATGTCGCTGCGGGCGCTGGTGCTCGCCACCGTACTCATGGTGGTCCTGCCGGGGTCGCTGGCCGGCGCGGTCGCCTGGTTCTGGGGGCGCGCCGCGACGACCCGGCGGATGGCCGCGGCCTCGTGCGTCTGGTTCGGCGGGTTCGGCGCCGGCGTCCTGCTGCTCCTGGCCGGCGCTCAGCGAGGGCTGGACGACGCGACCCGGGCGACGCTGCCCGGCTGGACCGTCGCCGCCACTCTCGTGCTGCCGCTGGGACCCGCGGTCGTCGCGGCCCTGCTCGTCGGCGGCGACCGGCACGAGCCGGCGGCCGGCCCGGTGGCGGCGGACGCGGCACGGATCACCCTGGCCGGCGGCGAGCGTGCCGTCTGGATCCGGCGCGCCGCCGGTGGCCCCGGCCGGGTGGTGGGCGCGGCGGCGATGCTCGTCGTCACCCTGCTCGCCGTCGCGTTGCGACAGTGGGCGCTGCTGACCGTGCCGGTCGCGCTGATCGCGGTCTTCGCGATCATGTTCGCCTTCACGGTACGGGTCGACGCGACCGGCCTGACCGTGCGCTCGCTCGCCGGCTGGCCGGCCTATCACGTGCCGGCCGACGAGGTCGAGCGGGCGTCGGTCACCGAGGTGCACCCGATGCGCCAGTTCGGTGGATGGGGCTGGCGCGTCGGGCGCGGCGGCCGGGTCGGGATCGTGCTGCGCTCCGGCGGCGGCCTGCTCGTCCAGCAGAGCGGCGACCGCTCGTTCGTGGTGACCGTCGACGACGCCGCCACCGGCGCGGCCCTGCTCAACACGCTGGCGGACCGTGCCCGGTCCGGACCGGTCCCGCGATAGCCGCACCGCACGGGACCCGGTCCGGCCGGTGCCGCTCGTGCCGGCCGGCCGGCCCCCGGCCGGTCAGTCCATCTCGCCGCGGCGGTTGCGCTTGATCTGGGCCCGGCGCTTCTTCTCGCCGATGCGGCGCTCGACCGAGCCGCGGGACGGTTTGGTCGGCCGGCGCTGGCGTGGTGGCGGCGCGATGGCCTCGGCGACGCGCGCCGCGAGGCGCTCGCCGGCCGCTTCGCGGTTACGCAGCTGAGAGCGGTGCTCGGAGGCGGTGATCGTGAGGACGCCGTCGACCAGCCGGTTGCCGAGCCGCTCGACCGCGCGCTCCTTCAGCGCGGGCGGCAGGAGGCCGGAGGCGAGCAGGTTCCACGACAGCTCCACGCGGGAGTCGGTCGTGTTGACGCCCTGGCCGCCGGGGCCGCTGGAGCGGGAGAACCGCCAGGAGAGCTCCGCCGCCGGGATGGTCAGGCGTTCGTTCACCCGTACGTCCTCAAGCACGCGGCCAAGCATCGCACCCGGACCGATCCGCCGCCACGGGGATTCCGCCGGGCCCGGACCGGCACGGTGGCCGGGATCGGCGCAGCCGCCCGGACCGGCACAGCCGCCCGGACCGGCACGGTGGCCGGGATCGGCGCAGCCGCCCGGACCGGCGCAGCCGCCCGGACCGGCACGGTGGCCGGGATCGGCACAGCCGCCCGGACCGGCACAGCCGCGTGTCGTGGATCGGCACACCGGCCAGGACCGGCGCAGCGGGGCCGAAACAAAACCGGACAGGGCATGATTGTTCGGGTGACGTCCCCAACCGCACCGGTCGCCACGACCGGGTATCCGTGGCCCATCGAAACCACGCGGCTGGCGAACGGCCTGCGCGTCGTCGTCAGCGAGGACCGGACCGCTCCGGTCGTCTGCGTCAATCTCTGGTACGACGTCGGCTCGCGCCACGAACCGCCCGGCCAGACCGGTTTCGCGCACCTCTTCGAGCACCTGATGTTCGAAGGATCGCAGCATGTGCGCAAGACCGAGCACATGAAGCTGGTGCAGGGCAACGGCGGCTCGCTGAACGCCACCACGAACCCGGACCGGACGAACTATTTCGAGAGCATGCCGTCGGAGCACCTGGAGCTGGCGCTCTGGCTGGAGGCCGACCGGATGGGCGGGCTGGTTCCGGCGCTCACCCAGGAGACTCTGGACAACCAGCGCGAGGTGGTGAAGAACGAGCGCCGCCAGCGGTACGACAACGTGCCGTACGGGGACGCCTGGCTGCGCCTGCTGCCGCTGCTGTACCCGCAGGGCCATCCGTACCACCACGCCACGATCGGGTCGATGGAGGATCTGAACGCGGCCGGCCTGGACACCTTCAAGGCGTTCCACCAGCAGTATTACGCGCCGAACAACTGTGTGCTCACGGTCGCCGGGGACGCCTCGCCGGCCGAGGTCTTCGCGCTGGCGGAGAAGTACTTCGGGGCGATCGAGCCGGTGCCGGACATCCCGCCGGCCCCGGACGGGCGGCTGGCCGGGCCGGCCACCGAGCCGGTCCGCGAGACCGTCACCGCGGCGGTCCCCGCACCGCGCATCTACCTGTCGCACCGGACGTACCCGTTCGGCTCGGCCGGTTACGACGCGGTCACGGTGCTCGCCACCGTGCTGGGCAGCGGCCGCGGCAGCCGGCTCTACCAGCGGCTGGCCGACGGCAAGCGGATCGCCCAGCCGGACTACATCGGGTCGTACGGCGTCGACCTGGCGCACGCCCCGGCGCCGCTGATCGTCACCGCCACCGCCAAGGACGGCGTGCCGGTGGAGACGCTGGAGGACGGCCTGTCCGAGGTGATGCAGAGCCTGATCGACGAGCCGGTCACCGACGAGGAGCTGAACCGGGCCAAGGCGATGCTGACCACCAGCTGGTGGCGGCAGGTGTCCACGGTCGGCGGGCGGGCCGACACGCTGGGGCGCTACGCCACCCAGTTCGGCGATCCGGCGAGCGCGGGTCGCCGCCTCCCGGCGTGGCAGGCGGTGTCCGCCGCCGACATCGCCGAGGCGGCCGCGCACACGCTGCAGAAGGAGTCCCGCGTCACCCTGACCTACCTGCCCGGGGAGAACGAATGAGCCTGATCACCACGCGCCCGGAGCCCGGCACGGCCCGGCCGTACGCCTTCCCCGCGCTGCGCCGGGTCACCGCGCACGGCGGCACCGTGGTCGCCGCGCACCTGCCCGGCCAGGTGCTGGCCACCGCGGTGCTGCTGCTGGACGCCAGCGCGGCCCGGGAGGCGCCGGGCCGGGAGGGCACCGCGACGGTGCTGGCCAAGTCCCTGGAGGAGGGCACCCGGAAGCGGGATTCGGCGGCGTACGCGCTGGCCCTGGAGGGGCTGGGCGCCGAGCTGACCCCGTCGGTGGACTGGGACACGTTCCGGGTCGGGGTGTCCGCCCCGGCCCCGCGGCTGGCCGAGGCGCTCCGGCTGGCGGCCGAGGCGGCGCGTACCCCGAAGCTGGACCCGGCGGACGTCGTCCGGGTCCGCGACGACGAGGTGACCGCGCTGCGGATGGACTGGGCGCAGCCGGGCCCGCGGGCCGACGCCGCGCTGCGCGCCGACCTGTTCGCCGCGGACGGGCGGTACGGCAGACCGCTGCACGGCGACCCGGCCTCGGTGGCCGCGGTCACCGTGGACGACGTGCTCGCCTTCCACCAGGAGTGGATGCTGCGGCCGGGGGTGCTGCTGGTCGCCGGCGACCTGGACGGGCTGGACCTGTCCGCGCTGGCCGAGGCGGCGTTCGCGGACACCGCGGGGCAGGCGCTCGCCGTGGACGGGCCGCTGGGCCTGGCCGTACCGGCGACACCGCACGTGGTCCTGGTGGACCGGCCCGGCTCGGTGCAGTCGACGCTGCGGATCGGGCACCGGGCGCCGGAGCGGGCCACGCCCGACTACGTGCCGATGACGCTGGCCGCGACGGTGCTCGGCGGGGCGTTCACCTCCCGGCTCAACCACCTGATCCGGGAGGTGAAGGGGTACACGTACGGCATCCGCGGGTCGTACGCGATGACCCGCCGGGCCGGCCGCTTCGAGGTGGCCGCCGGGGTGCAGACCGCGGTGACCGCCCCGGCGATCCGGGACACGCTCGGCGAGATCCGGCGCACCCAGCGGGACGGGGTCACCGAGGCGGAGCTGGCGGTGGCGCGCTCGTGGCGGGCCGGGCAGCTGTCGGTGGAGATGCAGACCCCGGGCGCGATCGCCGGGGCGATGGCCACCCTGGTCGTGCACGGCCTGCCCGACGACTACTACGAGACGCTGCGCCGGGAGTTCCTGGAGGCCACCGTCGAGCAGGTGTCCGCGGCCGCCGGGCGGTACCTCGCGGCGGACGGCCTGACCCTGGTCGTCGAGGGCGACGGCGCGGCGGTCCGGGAGGAGCTGGCCGAGTTCGGGGAGCTGTCCGAGGCGGTGATCTGAGCCGGGTACGCGGCCCGGTGATTGTTGTGAGCCGGGCCGCGTTCACCGTTCGCGGGTGGAGGCCGCCGGATACCGTCGCCGCCATGACGATCACCGACGCGCCCGCCGAGACACGCCCGGCTCGCCGCCGGCGACGCATCGCCGGCACGGTTCTGCTCTGGCTGCTGCTGCTTCCGGGGCTGTGCTGGGCGGTGGTCCGGGTGGGTGGCTGGGAGCGCGGTCCGCTGATCCAGCTGCTGGCCTTCACGCCGTACGCCGCGGTCTGGGCGTGGATCCCGGCGCTGTCGGCGCTGTTCCGGCGACGCTGGGCGGCGGGCGCGGTGGCGGCCGTGACCGCCGCCGTCCTGGCGGCCTGCGTGCTGCCGCGCGCCCTGCCGGACCTGGACCGGGGACCGGAGCGGGGCGTCGCGCTGCACGTCATGACGTCGAACATGCTGTACGGCGGCGCCGACGCCGGCGAGATCGTCCGTCTGGTCCGCCAGCACGACGTGGCCGTGCTGGCCGTGCAGGAGCTCGCCCCGCAGGCGGAGGCCACGCTGGCCGCGGCCGGGCTCGGGGACCTGCTGCCCTACCACGAGCTGGCGCCCGAGGCGGGAGCCAGCGGCACCGGGCTGTACTCGCGGTACCCGCTCACCGGCCCGGCAGCGAAACGCAACGCGGGCGGCTTCCAGCAGACGTCCGGGACGATCCAGCCGCCCGGGACCGCCGCGGTCTTCGTCGAGTCGGTCCACCCGCTCGCCCCGTCCGCCCCGGACACGTTCGCGGGCTGGCGCACCGACCTGCACGATCAGCCCCGGTCGGACCGCGGCGGCCCGCGCCGGATCCTGCTGGGCGACTTCAACGCGACGCTGGACCACGGGCCGCTGCGGGAGCTGATCTCGCACGGGTACCGGGACGCCGCGGACACCGTCGGCAAGGGCCTGATCGGGACCTGGGGGCCGTACGACGGCGACCCGATCCCCCCGGTCACCATCGATCATGTACTGGTCGACGAGGAGATCGGGGTACGAGACGTGTCGGTGCACGACGTGCGGGACTCCGACCACCGCGCGGTGATCGCCGCGCTGGTCCTGCCGGCGGCGCCATGAGCGTCGCGATCCGCCCGCTGACCCTCGACGACGTGCCCGCGCTGACCGCTGTCCTCCGCGCCAGCCGGGAGCACCTGGCGCCCTGGGAGCCGAGCCGCGAGGAGAGCTACTACACCGAACGGGAGCAGCGGAGGATCGTCGCCGACACGCTGCGCGCCGGTGGCTCGCTGCCGCACGTGATCCTGGACGACGGCGCGCTCGCCGGCCGGGTCAACCTGAACAACATCGTCCGCGGGCCGTTCCAGTCGGCCAGCCTGGGCTACTGGGTGGCCGCCGGGCGCGGTGGCCGCGGGCTGGCCACCGGGGCGGTCGCCGCGGTGCTGCGGATGGCCTTCACCGAGTACGGCCTGCACCGGGTGGAGGCCGCCACCCTGCTGCACAACGTGCGGTCGCAGCGGGTCCTGGCGAAGAACGGCTTCCGGCGGATCGGGACGGCGCCGCGCTACCTGAACATCGCCGGCGCCTGGCAGGACCACCACCTGTTCCAGATCGTCGCGGAAAACTGGGTGGAGGGCCGGGCGGCCGGGCGATAGCCTCGCCGGCATGTGCTGCCACGCGATCACGACCACGCCGGGAAGTCCCGGCGTCGAATCGCGCTGACGAATCGGCCTCGGGCGACCCGCCCGGGGCTTTCTCGTGCCCGGCGCCGGGTCGCCCCCGTACCAGGGAGACCCGTGATGATCGACCACCGCCGGCTCGGCCGCGAGCTGGACCTCTTCGACTCCGACCCGCTGATCGGCGCCGGGCTGCCGTTCTGGCTGCCGGCCGGGGCCGCCGCCCGCCACGAGGTGGAGTCCTACCTGTACGAGCTGGAACGCCGGCACGGCTACCAGCACGTGTACTCGCCGGTGCTGGGCAAACGGCAGATGTACGAGCTGTCCGGCCACTGGGCGAACTTCGCCGGCGACATGTTCCCGCCGATGCCGGTCGGCGACGACGAGCTGGTGCTGCGGCCCAGCCTGTGCCCGCACCACGCGCTGATCTTCAAGGCGCGGCAGCGGTCGTACCGGGACCTGCCGCTGCGGATCGCCGAGCTGGGCCAGATGTACCGGCAGGAACGCTCCGGGGTGCTGGGCGGGCTCTCCCGGGTCCGCTCGATCGCCCTCAACGACTCGCACGTCTTCTGCCCGGTCGAGCAGGCCGGCGCCGAGGTCGTCGGGGTGCTGCGGCTGATGCGTGAGGCGCACGCCGCGCTCGGCCTGCGGCCGGCGTCGTACCAGCTGTCGCTGCGCGGTCCGGGCAAGAGGTACGGCGGCGGCGAGGCGGCGTGGGCGCGATCGGAGGCGTTGCTGCGCGGCGCGCTCGCCGACGCGAACGTCCCGTACGCCGACGCGCCCGGCGAGGCCGCCTTCTACGGCCCGAAGATCGACGTGCAGGTGCTGGACGCGGCCGGCCGGGAGTGGACCATCGCCACCGTCCAGATCGACCACCACCAGCCGGAGCGGTTCGACCTCGGCTTCGTCGACGCGTCCGGCGCCAGGGCCCGGCCGGTGATGGTGCACCGCAGCCTGGTCGGGTCGATGGAGCGGCTGTTCGGGCAGCTGATCGAGGAGCACGGCGGGGCGTTCCCGGTCTGGTACGCGCCGGTGCAGGTGGCCGTGCTGCCGGTGGCCGCGGCGCAGGACGCCGCGGCGGACGCGTTCGCCCGGGAAGCGGCCGGCGCCGGGCTGCGGGTCCAGGTGCGCCGGGACGCGTCGGTCGGGGCGCGGATCCGGGACGCCGCGTCCCGCCGGATCCCGTACGTCGCGGTGGTCGGCGCGCGGGAGGCGG is a genomic window of Actinoplanes teichomyceticus ATCC 31121 containing:
- a CDS encoding DUF1648 domain-containing protein, encoding MRIANTSTGGDRSWRSQARTVVLWSWLTALTMVVVAAAVVWSWRDALPDPLASHWGMRPAAPDGFMSLRALVLATVLMVVLPGSLAGAVAWFWGRAATTRRMAAASCVWFGGFGAGVLLLLAGAQRGLDDATRATLPGWTVAATLVLPLGPAVVAALLVGGDRHEPAAGPVAADAARITLAGGERAVWIRRAAGGPGRVVGAAAMLVVTLLAVALRQWALLTVPVALIAVFAIMFAFTVRVDATGLTVRSLAGWPAYHVPADEVERASVTEVHPMRQFGGWGWRVGRGGRVGIVLRSGGGLLVQQSGDRSFVVTVDDAATGAALLNTLADRARSGPVPR
- the arfB gene encoding alternative ribosome rescue aminoacyl-tRNA hydrolase ArfB, whose translation is MLGRVLEDVRVNERLTIPAAELSWRFSRSSGPGGQGVNTTDSRVELSWNLLASGLLPPALKERAVERLGNRLVDGVLTITASEHRSQLRNREAAGERLAARVAEAIAPPPRQRRPTKPSRGSVERRIGEKKRRAQIKRNRRGEMD
- a CDS encoding M16 family metallopeptidase — protein: MIVRVTSPTAPVATTGYPWPIETTRLANGLRVVVSEDRTAPVVCVNLWYDVGSRHEPPGQTGFAHLFEHLMFEGSQHVRKTEHMKLVQGNGGSLNATTNPDRTNYFESMPSEHLELALWLEADRMGGLVPALTQETLDNQREVVKNERRQRYDNVPYGDAWLRLLPLLYPQGHPYHHATIGSMEDLNAAGLDTFKAFHQQYYAPNNCVLTVAGDASPAEVFALAEKYFGAIEPVPDIPPAPDGRLAGPATEPVRETVTAAVPAPRIYLSHRTYPFGSAGYDAVTVLATVLGSGRGSRLYQRLADGKRIAQPDYIGSYGVDLAHAPAPLIVTATAKDGVPVETLEDGLSEVMQSLIDEPVTDEELNRAKAMLTTSWWRQVSTVGGRADTLGRYATQFGDPASAGRRLPAWQAVSAADIAEAAAHTLQKESRVTLTYLPGENE
- a CDS encoding M16 family metallopeptidase; translation: MSLITTRPEPGTARPYAFPALRRVTAHGGTVVAAHLPGQVLATAVLLLDASAAREAPGREGTATVLAKSLEEGTRKRDSAAYALALEGLGAELTPSVDWDTFRVGVSAPAPRLAEALRLAAEAARTPKLDPADVVRVRDDEVTALRMDWAQPGPRADAALRADLFAADGRYGRPLHGDPASVAAVTVDDVLAFHQEWMLRPGVLLVAGDLDGLDLSALAEAAFADTAGQALAVDGPLGLAVPATPHVVLVDRPGSVQSTLRIGHRAPERATPDYVPMTLAATVLGGAFTSRLNHLIREVKGYTYGIRGSYAMTRRAGRFEVAAGVQTAVTAPAIRDTLGEIRRTQRDGVTEAELAVARSWRAGQLSVEMQTPGAIAGAMATLVVHGLPDDYYETLRREFLEATVEQVSAAAGRYLAADGLTLVVEGDGAAVREELAEFGELSEAVI
- a CDS encoding endonuclease/exonuclease/phosphatase family protein, which produces MTITDAPAETRPARRRRRIAGTVLLWLLLLPGLCWAVVRVGGWERGPLIQLLAFTPYAAVWAWIPALSALFRRRWAAGAVAAVTAAVLAACVLPRALPDLDRGPERGVALHVMTSNMLYGGADAGEIVRLVRQHDVAVLAVQELAPQAEATLAAAGLGDLLPYHELAPEAGASGTGLYSRYPLTGPAAKRNAGGFQQTSGTIQPPGTAAVFVESVHPLAPSAPDTFAGWRTDLHDQPRSDRGGPRRILLGDFNATLDHGPLRELISHGYRDAADTVGKGLIGTWGPYDGDPIPPVTIDHVLVDEEIGVRDVSVHDVRDSDHRAVIAALVLPAAP
- a CDS encoding GNAT family N-acetyltransferase yields the protein MSVAIRPLTLDDVPALTAVLRASREHLAPWEPSREESYYTEREQRRIVADTLRAGGSLPHVILDDGALAGRVNLNNIVRGPFQSASLGYWVAAGRGGRGLATGAVAAVLRMAFTEYGLHRVEAATLLHNVRSQRVLAKNGFRRIGTAPRYLNIAGAWQDHHLFQIVAENWVEGRAAGR
- the thrS gene encoding threonine--tRNA ligase, producing the protein MIDHRRLGRELDLFDSDPLIGAGLPFWLPAGAAARHEVESYLYELERRHGYQHVYSPVLGKRQMYELSGHWANFAGDMFPPMPVGDDELVLRPSLCPHHALIFKARQRSYRDLPLRIAELGQMYRQERSGVLGGLSRVRSIALNDSHVFCPVEQAGAEVVGVLRLMREAHAALGLRPASYQLSLRGPGKRYGGGEAAWARSEALLRGALADANVPYADAPGEAAFYGPKIDVQVLDAAGREWTIATVQIDHHQPERFDLGFVDASGARARPVMVHRSLVGSMERLFGQLIEEHGGAFPVWYAPVQVAVLPVAAAQDAAADAFAREAAGAGLRVQVRRDASVGARIRDAASRRIPYVAVVGAREAADGRVALRLRDGRQLDPLPGAEAISLVAAVAAARLPGQLLPGDQAVARA